In a genomic window of Thermoanaerobaculales bacterium:
- the rpsO gene encoding 30S ribosomal protein S15 encodes MSHFDARKPTIIEEFRQHGNDTGSPEVQIALLTRRIEFLTEHFKSFTKDFHSRRGLLRLVGRRRRLLDYLKAKDLTRYRRLVEQLGLRG; translated from the coding sequence ATGAGTCACTTTGACGCCCGCAAGCCAACGATCATCGAGGAGTTCCGGCAGCACGGCAACGATACCGGCTCGCCGGAGGTCCAGATCGCGCTGCTGACCCGCCGCATCGAGTTTCTCACCGAGCACTTCAAGTCATTCACCAAGGACTTCCACTCGCGTCGCGGCCTGCTGCGGCTGGTGGGACGTCGCCGTCGTCTGCTCGACTACCTCAAGGCGAAGGACCTCACCCGCTATCGCCGACTGGTCGAGCAGCTCGGGCTACGGGGATAG
- the truB gene encoding tRNA pseudouridine(55) synthase TruB encodes MSRRRSSLRHGLLLVAKRQGPTSHDVVDMARRALGERRIGHTGTLDPMAEGLLMLCVGQATRLQQFLVRWQKTYRGQIRLGHATTTYDGEGEPADPRGAVPALDRDALARLEARFAGEIEQAPPPYSAKKIGGKRMYELARSGHPAVAEPKAVTVHALSLNCLDRDLLGVQVTVSSGFYVRSLAHDVGAELGCGGYLDRLQRVSIGPYSLETAIPQSALEAAAGPQPVLDHPGWIAIDRITLPFAEVQLNRGATERFAHGQDVVVLRSGGGPLAVDSEVVVRSPGGRLLGVAVVQSVLARGRTVGLRPSMVLQPTEAPPPAPADDGPSVASGETS; translated from the coding sequence GTGAGCCGCCGACGCAGCTCGCTGCGGCACGGGCTGCTGCTGGTGGCCAAGCGCCAGGGCCCGACCTCACACGACGTGGTGGACATGGCCCGCCGGGCGCTCGGCGAGCGCCGCATCGGCCACACCGGCACCCTCGACCCGATGGCGGAGGGGCTGCTCATGCTGTGCGTCGGCCAGGCGACGCGCCTCCAGCAGTTCCTGGTGCGCTGGCAGAAGACCTACCGCGGTCAGATCCGGCTCGGCCACGCCACCACCACCTACGACGGCGAGGGCGAGCCGGCGGACCCGCGTGGCGCGGTGCCGGCGCTCGACCGCGACGCGCTGGCCAGGCTGGAGGCCCGGTTTGCCGGCGAGATCGAGCAGGCGCCGCCGCCGTACTCGGCCAAGAAGATCGGGGGCAAGCGGATGTACGAGCTTGCCCGCTCCGGCCACCCCGCGGTCGCCGAGCCGAAGGCGGTGACGGTGCACGCGCTCTCGCTGAACTGCCTGGACCGTGACCTGCTTGGCGTGCAGGTGACGGTCTCGTCCGGCTTCTACGTCCGGTCCCTGGCCCACGATGTCGGGGCCGAGCTCGGATGCGGGGGGTACCTCGATCGCCTGCAGCGGGTCTCGATCGGCCCCTACTCGCTCGAGACCGCGATCCCGCAGAGCGCGCTCGAGGCCGCCGCCGGCCCCCAGCCCGTCCTCGATCACCCGGGGTGGATCGCGATCGACCGCATCACCCTCCCCTTTGCAGAGGTCCAGCTCAACCGCGGGGCAACGGAGCGCTTCGCCCACGGCCAGGACGTGGTGGTCCTGCGCTCCGGCGGCGGTCCGCTGGCGGTCGACAGCGAGGTCGTGGTGAGGTCGCCGGGCGGCCGCCTGCTCGGCGTCGCCGTCGTGCAGTCGGTGCTGGCACGCGGTCGGACCGTGGGGCTGCGCCCCAGCATGGTGCTGCAGCCGACCGAGGCTCCGCCGCCGGCACCTGCCGACGACGGCCCATCTGTTGCCAGCGGAGAAACTTCCTGA
- a CDS encoding DHH family phosphoesterase, with protein sequence MTAGQLDARGAVQRLARSTRALIVGHQRPDGDSLGSQLALAELAAALGVPAVVVNRDPAPATLDELPGRDRVAVGDSLPEGFPQAFDLVVAVECPEPDRAGFPGLDRLPILNIDHHPANPLYGEVNYVDADAPATGELVWRMFRAAGVKPSAAAATNAYVALSTDTGDFRYSNATGRAFRAAAEMVDAGADPTLVAGWIHGRRKAAAVLLLGEALSTLRLEAEGRIAVIELDVAAFRRAGAAPEDTEDIINHPRAIDGVRAVVFLKQWEQAAVRVSLRSAGAVDVRRIAERFGGGGHANAAGCTLDGDLPSAREAVLAAVRETLEAAL encoded by the coding sequence ATGACGGCTGGACAGCTCGATGCCCGCGGGGCCGTCCAGCGCCTCGCCCGCTCCACCCGGGCGCTGATCGTCGGCCACCAGCGGCCCGACGGCGACTCCCTCGGCTCGCAGCTCGCGCTCGCCGAGCTGGCCGCGGCGCTCGGCGTGCCGGCCGTGGTCGTCAACCGCGACCCGGCGCCCGCCACCCTCGACGAGCTGCCCGGGCGCGATCGCGTCGCGGTCGGCGACTCGCTTCCGGAAGGCTTCCCGCAGGCCTTCGACCTGGTCGTCGCGGTCGAGTGCCCGGAGCCCGACCGGGCCGGCTTCCCCGGCCTGGACCGCCTGCCGATCCTCAACATCGACCACCACCCGGCCAACCCGCTCTACGGCGAGGTCAACTACGTCGATGCCGACGCGCCGGCGACCGGCGAGCTGGTGTGGCGGATGTTCCGGGCGGCAGGAGTGAAGCCGTCCGCCGCGGCGGCCACCAACGCCTACGTGGCCCTCTCCACCGACACCGGCGACTTCCGGTACTCCAACGCGACCGGCCGGGCCTTCCGCGCTGCGGCCGAGATGGTCGATGCCGGGGCCGACCCGACCCTGGTCGCGGGGTGGATCCACGGTCGCCGCAAGGCGGCCGCCGTGCTCCTCCTCGGCGAGGCCCTGTCCACGCTGCGCCTCGAAGCAGAAGGCCGGATCGCCGTCATCGAGCTCGACGTGGCGGCCTTCCGCCGCGCCGGCGCCGCTCCCGAGGACACCGAGGACATCATCAACCACCCGCGCGCCATCGACGGCGTCCGGGCCGTCGTGTTCCTCAAGCAGTGGGAGCAGGCCGCCGTCCGCGTCAGTTTGCGCTCTGCCGGCGCGGTCGACGTCCGGCGCATCGCGGAGCGGTTCGGCGGCGGCGGCCACGCCAACGCGGCGGGCTGCACCCTCGACGGCGATCTCCCGTCCGCCCGCGAGGCGGTCCTCGCCGCCGTCCGCGAAACCCTCGAGGCGGCGCTGTGA
- the rbfA gene encoding 30S ribosome-binding factor RbfA, whose protein sequence is MTSRQTFSRNRRLEGEIRAVLADLLRLSVKDPRLDDVTVSAIQLSADRTQARVFYSVIGDAERERQAADGFAAAAAFMRRELGRRMRMRTVPALDFHRDTSYEYGDRIERLLDRIQTGPTGTDDGSGEEDS, encoded by the coding sequence TTGACCAGCCGACAGACCTTCAGCCGCAATCGACGCCTCGAGGGCGAGATCCGGGCGGTGCTCGCCGACCTGCTCCGCCTCTCGGTCAAGGACCCGCGACTGGACGACGTCACCGTGTCGGCGATCCAGCTCTCCGCCGACCGCACCCAGGCCAGGGTGTTCTACTCGGTCATCGGCGACGCCGAGCGCGAGCGGCAGGCCGCGGACGGGTTCGCGGCGGCGGCCGCGTTCATGCGCCGCGAGCTTGGCCGGCGGATGCGGATGCGCACCGTGCCCGCGCTCGACTTTCACCGCGACACCTCCTACGAGTACGGCGATCGCATCGAGCGGCTGCTCGACCGCATCCAGACCGGGCCGACCGGCACCGACGACGGCAGCGGGGAGGAAGATTCATGA
- a CDS encoding DUF503 domain-containing protein, which translates to MERNIYVGIARLEVHIEDARSLKEKRSATRPLVERIRNRHQVLIIEADHQDLHQRAGFAISALSTDPVDIESRLQRVEKTVHETWGGSVLAWDVEIIQV; encoded by the coding sequence ATGGAACGCAACATCTACGTCGGCATCGCGCGCCTCGAGGTCCACATCGAGGACGCCCGCAGCCTCAAGGAGAAACGGAGCGCGACCCGTCCGCTCGTGGAGAGGATCCGCAACCGGCACCAGGTCCTCATCATCGAGGCCGACCACCAGGACCTGCACCAGCGCGCCGGGTTCGCCATCAGCGCCCTGTCCACCGATCCGGTGGACATCGAGAGCCGGCTGCAGCGGGTGGAGAAGACGGTGCACGAAACCTGGGGCGGCAGCGTGCTGGCGTGGGACGTCGAGATCATTCAGGTGTGA
- the infB gene encoding translation initiation factor IF-2 — translation MQQLRVVDLARTMGISPKELIFKLRSIGVSVSGEEDALDLSTVRSIITGETLQKRPREVIVRPEAREEESQTSTARDRMAKRRRRQVVQTEKEIREFAAAPADEGVEVEEAGEAPGEPIEAVAEAVPMTEAEVVEVAEAPEAGEAPQAEVVAGVEEVAAAPEGPFDATGEAEVEEKPEFEITEEELTASRKAGEEAAPLRVRPIRAKTPLEQGLRELTPDEIKESLEARKRAEQRRKVAKPGGGRKAKAAADAKEIRELLTKFEEQKLKGQQEGGAPARPGPRPGERRPTKKARRRLQRDETTPAPPQPTRTVQFRDGDRPEGPIILSEMVTARELAEKLNVTAKDLLALLIAKGVMVTTNQSLPHELAEEICEDLGVEAMVASAEEVLEYEREESLAEVGPALPRPPVVTVMGHVDHGKTSLLDAIRSTRVAEQEAGGITQHIGASRIETDDGRVVVFVDTPGHEAFTQMRARGAQVTDIVVLVVAADDGVMPQTEEAINHARAANVALMVAINKIDKANANPDRVKQQLADHGVLVDDWGGDVPSVQVSAKTGKGIADLLDMILLVAEMKALKATVEGPARGVVLEARKEKGRGIVASMVVQQGTLAVGDFFFCGSTWGRVRAITNDRGERVDSAGPSDPVEVIGFEAVPEAGDVLQGTESEAKAVEVSSYRSLREKEEGRVAGRKVSLENLFDQIAESDIKELNVVVKADVQGSVEVLREALAALSTERVKINHLHGSVGAITTNDVMLASASNAIIIGFSVRPERTARELAETEQVDIRLYTVIYDLIDDVKKAMVGLLEPVFNEEELGHAEVREVFRVPKIGAIAGSHVVDGIITRTAKVRLLRDHVVVYEGQVSSLRRFKDDASEVRQGFDCGIGLDRFQDIKVGDVIEAFRMVEVAPEL, via the coding sequence ATGCAGCAGCTTCGAGTGGTGGATCTGGCGCGGACCATGGGCATCAGCCCAAAGGAGCTGATCTTCAAGCTCCGCTCGATTGGCGTCAGCGTCAGCGGCGAGGAGGACGCCCTCGACCTTTCCACCGTCCGATCGATCATCACCGGCGAGACCCTGCAGAAGCGACCCCGAGAGGTCATCGTCCGCCCCGAGGCGCGTGAGGAGGAGTCCCAGACCAGCACCGCCCGGGACCGGATGGCGAAGCGCCGGCGCCGTCAGGTTGTGCAGACCGAGAAGGAGATCCGCGAGTTCGCAGCGGCCCCCGCCGACGAGGGCGTCGAGGTCGAGGAGGCCGGGGAGGCGCCCGGCGAGCCGATCGAGGCTGTCGCCGAGGCCGTCCCCATGACCGAGGCCGAGGTCGTCGAGGTCGCCGAGGCGCCCGAGGCCGGCGAGGCGCCGCAGGCCGAGGTGGTCGCCGGGGTCGAGGAGGTTGCGGCCGCCCCCGAGGGGCCGTTCGACGCCACCGGCGAGGCCGAGGTCGAGGAGAAGCCGGAGTTCGAGATCACCGAGGAGGAGCTGACGGCGTCCCGCAAGGCCGGCGAAGAGGCCGCCCCGCTGCGGGTCCGCCCGATTCGCGCCAAGACCCCCCTGGAGCAGGGCCTGCGCGAGCTCACGCCGGACGAGATCAAGGAGAGCCTCGAGGCCCGCAAGCGGGCCGAGCAGCGTCGCAAGGTGGCGAAGCCGGGAGGCGGGCGCAAGGCCAAGGCCGCCGCCGACGCCAAGGAGATCCGCGAGCTGCTCACCAAGTTCGAGGAGCAGAAGCTCAAGGGCCAGCAGGAAGGTGGGGCGCCGGCGCGCCCGGGACCGCGTCCCGGCGAGCGGCGGCCCACCAAGAAGGCCCGCCGCCGCCTCCAGCGGGACGAGACGACACCGGCCCCACCGCAGCCCACCCGGACGGTGCAGTTCAGGGACGGCGACCGTCCGGAAGGCCCGATCATCCTGTCCGAGATGGTGACCGCCCGCGAGCTCGCAGAGAAGCTCAACGTCACTGCCAAGGACCTGCTCGCGCTGCTCATCGCCAAGGGAGTCATGGTCACCACCAACCAGTCCCTCCCCCACGAGCTGGCCGAGGAGATCTGCGAGGATCTCGGGGTCGAGGCGATGGTGGCGTCGGCCGAGGAGGTCCTCGAGTACGAGCGCGAGGAGAGCCTGGCCGAGGTCGGCCCGGCGCTGCCGAGGCCCCCGGTGGTCACGGTCATGGGTCACGTCGACCACGGCAAGACCTCTCTGCTCGATGCGATCCGGTCCACCCGGGTCGCCGAGCAGGAGGCCGGCGGCATCACGCAGCACATCGGAGCGTCGCGCATCGAGACCGACGACGGGCGGGTGGTGGTGTTCGTCGACACCCCGGGCCACGAGGCGTTCACCCAGATGCGGGCCCGCGGCGCCCAGGTCACCGACATCGTGGTGCTGGTGGTGGCGGCGGACGACGGCGTCATGCCGCAGACCGAGGAGGCCATCAACCACGCGCGCGCCGCCAACGTGGCGCTGATGGTGGCGATCAACAAGATCGACAAGGCGAACGCCAACCCTGATCGCGTCAAGCAGCAGCTGGCCGACCATGGGGTGCTGGTCGACGACTGGGGAGGCGACGTCCCCTCGGTGCAGGTATCGGCGAAGACCGGCAAGGGCATCGCGGACCTCCTCGACATGATCCTGCTGGTCGCCGAGATGAAGGCGCTGAAGGCGACCGTCGAGGGGCCGGCCCGCGGCGTCGTGCTCGAAGCGCGCAAGGAGAAGGGTCGCGGCATCGTGGCCTCGATGGTCGTCCAGCAGGGCACGCTGGCCGTCGGCGACTTCTTCTTCTGCGGGTCGACCTGGGGGCGGGTGCGGGCCATCACCAACGACCGCGGCGAACGCGTCGACTCGGCCGGCCCCTCGGACCCGGTGGAGGTGATCGGCTTCGAGGCCGTCCCCGAGGCAGGCGACGTCCTGCAGGGGACCGAGAGCGAGGCCAAGGCGGTCGAAGTTTCCAGCTACCGGAGCCTACGCGAGAAGGAAGAGGGCCGGGTCGCCGGCCGCAAGGTCTCGCTCGAGAACCTGTTCGACCAGATCGCCGAGAGCGACATCAAGGAGCTCAACGTCGTCGTCAAGGCCGACGTCCAGGGGTCGGTCGAGGTGCTCCGCGAGGCGCTCGCTGCGCTGTCCACCGAGCGCGTCAAGATCAACCACCTGCACGGCTCGGTCGGCGCCATCACCACCAACGACGTCATGCTCGCGTCGGCGTCGAACGCGATCATCATCGGCTTCTCGGTGCGGCCGGAGCGGACCGCGCGCGAGCTCGCCGAGACCGAGCAGGTGGACATCCGGCTGTACACCGTCATCTACGACCTGATCGACGACGTCAAGAAGGCCATGGTCGGCCTCCTCGAGCCGGTCTTCAACGAGGAGGAGCTCGGCCACGCCGAGGTTCGCGAAGTGTTCCGGGTGCCCAAGATCGGCGCCATCGCCGGCAGCCACGTGGTCGACGGCATCATCACGCGCACTGCCAAGGTCCGGCTGCTGCGCGACCACGTCGTCGTCTACGAGGGCCAGGTGTCGTCGCTTCGCCGCTTCAAGGACGACGCGTCGGAGGTCCGGCAGGGGTTCGACTGCGGAATCGGCCTCGACCGTTTCCAGGACATCAAGGTAGGCGACGTCATCGAGGCCTTCCGGATGGTGGAGGTCGCGCCCGAGTTGTAG
- the nusA gene encoding transcription termination factor NusA, with product MKLEINTLVRQVAAERDIEPEKLVDAIAEAISSAARKHFKQRNVLTEIEPESGEVQSWIVRDVVEEVEDPETEMTLEEARQIDPAAEIGTPVKLDSLDTSQLGRIAAQSARQVLFQRVREAERAVVYRNYSGRVHEMINGIVKRVDRGSIIVELGDTEGIMPRNHQVRHERYSQGDRIRSVVVDVTMDASRPQVVLSRTDPALLEKLLEMEVPEIYDGTVVIKKCVREPGERAKVAVFSKDRDVDPVGACVGLKGSRVQAITRELKGEKIDIIPWNSDLVTFAQNALAPAKINRVAVREEPILVTMIDENGAVILDEAGEPVTREARDTVLDVIVGSEQLSLAIGKRGQNVRLASKMLGCRIEIKSEEAVKDELASALASMLREMEGVAEEEEIPQVGAAAESVDYSELIPLEDLDMLTERLRERLQSHGIHTVQDVLARDADELSTIPGIGPVTAQKLLDMSRRALQIALADAADAQAGEE from the coding sequence ATGAAGCTCGAAATCAACACCCTGGTGCGCCAGGTCGCAGCCGAGCGCGACATCGAACCCGAGAAGCTGGTCGACGCGATCGCCGAGGCCATCTCGTCGGCCGCCCGCAAGCACTTCAAGCAGCGCAACGTGCTGACCGAGATCGAGCCGGAAAGCGGCGAGGTCCAGAGCTGGATCGTGCGCGACGTCGTCGAGGAAGTCGAGGACCCGGAGACCGAGATGACGCTCGAGGAGGCGCGTCAGATCGATCCCGCCGCGGAGATCGGCACGCCGGTCAAGCTCGACTCGCTGGACACCTCGCAGCTGGGGCGGATCGCGGCGCAGTCGGCGCGGCAGGTGCTCTTCCAGCGGGTCCGCGAAGCCGAGCGGGCAGTGGTCTACCGCAACTACTCGGGACGCGTCCACGAGATGATCAACGGCATCGTCAAGCGGGTCGACCGGGGCTCGATCATCGTCGAGCTCGGCGACACCGAGGGCATCATGCCCCGCAACCACCAGGTGCGCCACGAGCGCTACAGCCAGGGTGACCGCATCCGGTCGGTGGTGGTCGACGTCACGATGGACGCCAGCCGTCCGCAGGTCGTGCTGTCGCGCACCGACCCCGCGCTGCTCGAGAAGCTGCTCGAGATGGAGGTGCCGGAGATCTACGACGGGACCGTGGTCATCAAGAAGTGCGTCCGCGAGCCCGGGGAGCGCGCCAAGGTGGCCGTCTTCTCCAAGGACCGCGACGTCGACCCGGTGGGCGCGTGCGTCGGCCTCAAGGGCTCCCGCGTCCAGGCCATCACCCGTGAGCTCAAGGGCGAGAAGATCGACATCATCCCCTGGAACAGCGACCTCGTGACGTTCGCCCAGAACGCGCTGGCGCCGGCCAAGATCAACCGGGTGGCTGTCCGCGAGGAGCCGATTCTCGTCACCATGATCGACGAGAACGGAGCTGTGATCCTGGACGAGGCCGGCGAGCCGGTGACGCGCGAGGCGCGGGACACGGTGCTCGACGTGATCGTCGGGTCCGAGCAGCTGTCGCTGGCGATCGGCAAGCGCGGCCAGAACGTCCGTCTGGCCTCGAAGATGCTCGGCTGCCGGATCGAGATCAAGAGCGAGGAGGCCGTCAAGGACGAGCTGGCCTCCGCCCTGGCGTCGATGCTGCGGGAGATGGAGGGGGTGGCGGAGGAGGAGGAGATTCCGCAGGTCGGCGCAGCCGCGGAGAGCGTCGACTACAGCGAGCTGATCCCGCTCGAGGACCTCGACATGCTCACGGAGCGGCTGCGCGAGCGCCTCCAGAGCCACGGCATCCACACCGTCCAGGACGTCCTGGCCCGGGACGCCGACGAGCTGTCCACCATCCCGGGCATCGGGCCGGTCACCGCGCAGAAGCTGCTCGACATGTCGCGGCGGGCCCTCCAGATCGCGCTCGCCGACGCGGCCGACGCGCAAGCCGGCGAGGAGTAG
- the rimP gene encoding ribosome maturation factor RimP has translation MKLDASLENELAELAAGEGLELLATELVGSGPRTVLRLVIDGPSGVTLEQCADISRQASAILDVSDPIRHAYTLEVTSPGLDRKLYHRQDYEKFAGRMVKVKMDPGFRAHRVVVGELIGLEGDEVRLRTPAGDDVSLPLDRVSEARLEVDWDAVLKEGKSRP, from the coding sequence ATGAAGCTGGACGCAAGCCTGGAGAACGAGCTGGCCGAGCTGGCGGCTGGCGAGGGCCTCGAGCTGCTCGCCACCGAGCTCGTCGGCAGCGGTCCGCGCACCGTGCTGCGGCTCGTCATCGACGGTCCAAGCGGGGTGACGCTGGAGCAGTGTGCCGACATCTCCCGCCAGGCTTCGGCGATCCTCGATGTCTCCGATCCGATCCGGCACGCCTACACGCTCGAGGTGACGTCCCCGGGCCTCGACCGCAAGCTGTACCACCGGCAGGACTACGAGAAGTTCGCCGGCCGGATGGTAAAGGTCAAGATGGATCCGGGATTCCGGGCGCACCGGGTGGTCGTTGGCGAGCTGATCGGCCTCGAGGGCGACGAGGTCCGGCTCCGCACCCCGGCAGGGGACGACGTCAGCCTGCCGCTCGACCGCGTCTCCGAGGCGCGGCTCGAGGTCGACTGGGACGCCGTCCTGAAGGAAGGGAAGAGCCGGCCATGA